The following coding sequences are from one Rutidosis leptorrhynchoides isolate AG116_Rl617_1_P2 chromosome 11, CSIRO_AGI_Rlap_v1, whole genome shotgun sequence window:
- the LOC139874611 gene encoding uncharacterized protein, with translation MDQYLHLRDYIKELQRSNPNTTVRVLTGNQDPNAEAVQFKRIYICLGGLKQGFKELGRDLIGVDGAFMKAPAHGQLLTAVGIDSNNGIYPLAYAMVEQENYNAWCWFLDCLRDDLEMDRTSNFTFMSDRQKGLIHAVEKVFPCAEHRFCLRHIHENMKKKWGGLVYKKQLWKCASATTVPQFEKAMLEMKGLNAACWKYLADIQPKHWARSHFTGRALSDVLLNNMCEVLNKCLLEARDKPIITALEYVREYLIRRIAVVKVKLSKADGHLTPTATKLFETIKEAASQYTVIWGGDDQYQVSGPHNDQCAEDLGAKTCACRKWELTGMPCKHAVAALNNMALHSENTQVPEQWVHPVYWLETWKKTYQSTIKAVNGSALWEKATGQTTLLPPIRVACAGRPNKNRRKGMDENDSMVKNGKLSRLGKTLTCGNCRGDGHNKRTCTAGKSGNDGASGIKNGAGSKKRNKDTNVASGTKKSRV, from the exons ATGGATCAGTATCTACACTTAAGGGATTATATTAAGGAATTACAGAGAAGTAATCCAAACACAACAGTTAGGGTTTTAACAGGTAATCAAGATCCTAATGCAGAAGCTGTCCAGTTCAAGAGAATATATATTTGTCTAGGGGGTTTGAAACAAGGTTTTAAGGAATTAGGCAGAGATTTAATTGGTGTAGATGGTGCATTTATGAAGGCACCTGCTCATGGTCAACTCTTGACAGCTGTGGGGATTGATTCAAACAATGGAATCTATCCACTTGCATATGCTATGGTGGAGCAAGAAAATTACAATGCTTGGTGCTGGTTTCTTGATTGCTTGAGAGATGATTTGGAGATGGACAGAACATCAAATTTCACCTTTATGAGTGATAGACAGAAG gGATTAATTCATGCAGTAGAAAAAGTTTTTCCATGTGCTGAACATAGGTTCTGTCTAAGACATATACATGAGAACATGAAGAAGAAATGGGGTGGGCTGGTATACAAAAAACAGTTATGGAAGTGTGCAAGTGCAACTACTGTGCCTCAGTTTGAGAAAGCCATGCTTGAAATGAAAGGACTGAATGCAGCTTGTTGGAAATACTTGGCAGACATTCAACCAAAACATTGGGCTAGGAGTCATTTTACTG GGAGAGCTTTATCTGATGTGTTACTTAACAATATGTGTGAGGTATTGAATAAATGTTTATTGGAGGCTAGGGACAAACCAATAATAACTGCCTTAGAGTATGTGAGGGAGTATTTGATAAGAAGAATTGCAGTTGTTAAAGTTAAACTTTCAAAGGCTGATGGACATCTAACCCCAACTGCAACCAAATTGTTTGAAACTATCAAAGAAGCTGCTTCACAATATACTGTTATTTGGGGTGGAGATGATCAATATCAAGTATCTGGACCTCATAATGATCAGTGTGCTGAAGACTTAGGTGCAAAAACATGTGCATGCAGGAAATGGGAACTGACTGGCATGCCATGTAAACATGCTGTTGCAGCCCTGAATAACATGGCTTTACATAGTGAAAACACTCAAGTGCCTGAGCAATGGGTTCATCCAGTGTATTGGTTGGAAACCTGGAAAAAAACCTACCAATCAACAATCAAGGCAGTTAATGGAAGTGCTTTATGGGAGAAAGCAACTGGGCAAACCACTCTGTTACCACCAATTAGAGTAGCATGTGCAGGAAGGCCAAATAAAAACAGGAGGAAAGGTATGGATGAGAATGACAGCATGGTGAAGAATGGAAAGTTGTCAAGATTGGGAAAGACCTTGACTTGTGGTAACTGTAGAGGGGATGGTCATAACAAGAGGACATGTACAGCAGGTAAAAGTGGCAATGATGGTGCAAGTGGCATCAAAAATGGTGCAGGTAGCAAGAAAAGGAATAAGGATACCAATGTTGCAAGTGGTACCAAGAAGTCAAGAGTTTAA
- the LOC139874612 gene encoding uncharacterized protein — protein MNGSFQKAILRKAKLKSSGMTCVCLNTREIYLATGSVDISTDPPDIGKVDVVRWRDVDGALHCFSASKVWDTIRYRQTNVLWYSVIWFAQNIPRHAFIAWLLMKQILKTQDMLKPWDINLNGSGGVAVCNLCQLQPDSNTHLFFESVGSDRASESVSGGCCQALFAASMYFIWQERNARLFSNKSITSDQLFQIIFSTVLYKLLSLRFKDSVQVWQLKMLWKIT, from the exons atgaacgggtcgtttcagaAGGCGATCTTAAGAAAGGCAAAGCTAAAGTCAAGTGGGATGACGTGTGTTTGCCTAAACACGAGGGAG ATATATCTAGCTACTGGATCAGTAGATATATCTACTGATCCTCCAGATATAGGAAAAGTTGATGTTGTTCGCTGGAGGGATGTGGATGGCGCTTTACATTGTTTCTCGGCATCAAAGGTCTGGGATACCATTCGGTATCGTCAGACTAACGTTCTATGGTATTCTGTGATTTGGTTTGCGCAAAATATTCCTCGGCACGCGTTTATTGCTTGGCTCCTTATGAAGCAAATCCTAAAAACTCAAGATATGCTCAAACCATGGGACATAAATTTGAATGGGAGTGGAGGTGTTGCTGTTTGTAATCTTTGTCAACTTCAACCTGACTCTAACACCCATTTGTTCTTTGAAT CTGTTGGCTCTGATCGCGCATCGGAGAGTGTCTCCGGTGGTTGTTGTCAAGCTTTGTTTGCAGCTTCTATGTATTTTATTTGGCAAGAACGGAATGCTCGATTGTTTAGTAACAAATCGATAACAAGTGACCAACTGTTTCAAATCATTTTTTCAACGGTTCTTTACAAGCTTTTGTCCTTGAGGTTTAAGGATTCAGTGCAAGTTTGGCAATTGAAGATGTTATGGAAGATCACATAA
- the LOC139874613 gene encoding uncharacterized protein has product MGDNVKRTFEVSATSEKFTREIATHPLPAVLTTPLTLGVYDGTTDPEDFLQQFEHAVKTQHWDNSTACHMFPGQLQAVAREWFVKLPALSISSYTDLRTKFVQRFQNFKRTELTHLDAHSIKMRSRESLMNFTSRFTAECQKIPDLPESQQISAYIMGICQTRHLSLVKSMRRKLPKTCVEDVKMVKDYVRSEEFVDAAVGDHSTTDRRNKYDKGNSKGNTGNKYKGSGRNGNRGYGHSGHKSYHHNSYRPYERYVPKRLSAEEESLVKSLSKTPKEILATEEVSKDFPPPKPMQPHFAIDESKWCIFHEDKGHDVDDCRELKK; this is encoded by the coding sequence ATGGGAGACAACGTTAAGCGAACGTTTGAGGTTTCCGCGACGTCTGAGAAGTTTACTCGAGAGATAGCCACCCACCCGTTGCCCGCCGTCCTTACTACTCCCCTCACGCTAGGGGTATATGACGGCACCACGGATCCGGAAGACTTCCTGCAGCAATTCGAACACGCTGTCAAGACGCAGCATTGGGATAACTCGACGGCGTGCCACATGTTCCCGGGACAGCTTCAAGCCGTCGCGAGAGAGTGGTTTGTCAAATTACCTGCCTTGAGCATATCCAGCTACACGGACCTCAGAACTAAGTTTGTGCAACGTTTCCAGAACTTTAAACGCACCGAACTGACTCACCTAGATGCGCACAGCATCAAGATGAGGTCGCGTGAATCCCTAATGAATTTTACTTCCCGCTTCACAGCGGAATGCCAGAAAATTCCAGATCTGCCTGAATCGCAGCAGATCTCCGCGTACATCATGGGAATCTGCCAAACTCGTCATTTGTCATTGGTAAAATCGATGCGGCGTAAGTTGCCAAAAACGTGCGTTGAAGATGTAAAAATGGTAAAGGATTATGTACGTTCCGAGGAATTTGTAGACGCTGCCGTTGGGGATCACAGCACAACGGATCGGAGAAATAAATACGACAAGGGAAACAGCAAAGGTAATACAGGTAACAAGTATAAAGGAAGTGGCAGAAACGGAAACAGGGGCTACGGACATTCCGGTCATAAGTCTTACCATCATAACAGTTACCGTCCTTATGAACGGTACGTCCCCAAGAGGTTGTCGGCAGAAGAGGAAAGTTTGGTCAAGTCATTGTCAAAAACGcctaaagaaattttggcaacggaaGAAGTAAGTAAAGATTTCCCGCCACCAAAGCCGATGCAGCCACATTTCGCTATAGATGAAAGTAAATGGTGTATTTTTCACGAAGATAAAGGTCACGACGTGGACGACTGCAGGGAACTAAAAAAGTGA
- the LOC139874614 gene encoding uncharacterized protein: protein MEEIYSNKFFMQVLSKPEVSGRIDKWAIEMGEHEIHYAPRTAVKGRIMADFMVEFICAAPPAPVVEEVPNIVMRELFTDGALSSDGAGACLILIGPDGEEHTYALRFEFPASNNEAEYEALLSGLRMAEKMGIKYLKVSVDSQLVVNQMNGMFEARDPAMQNYLALAEEMANKFERFSIT, encoded by the coding sequence ATGGAGGAAATTTATTCTAACAAGTTTTTCATGCAAGTATTGAGCAAACCGGAGGTTTCTGGCAGGATAGACAAGTGGGCAATCGAAATGGGTGAACATGAAATCCATTACGCCCCCCGTACCGCTGTCAAAGGCCGGATTATGGCAGATTTTATGGTTGAATTCATATGCGCCGCGCCACCAGCGCCGGTCGTCGAAGAAGTACCAAATATCGTCATGAGGGAACTATTCACTGACGGAGCATTGAGTTCTGACGGAGCGGGTGCATGTCTAATTTTAATTGGCCCTGACGGAGAGGAACATACCTACGCGTTGCGTTTCGAGTTCCCCGCCTCCAATAATGAAGCGGAATATGAGGCATTACTGTCTGGTTTGAGAATGGCTGAAAAGATGGGAATAAAATACCTAAAGGTGTCGGTTGATTCCCAACTCGTGGTGAATCAGATGAACGGGATGTTTGAAGCTAGGGATCCGGCTATGCAAAATTATTTGGCATTGGCAGAAgaaatggccaacaaattcgagcgTTTCTCAATAACGTAA